The proteins below are encoded in one region of Candidatus Zixiibacteriota bacterium:
- a CDS encoding MarR family transcriptional regulator, which produces MLDAKDRFHQALGRMIGITRKNMRNRLQKILIKQGYEVTAEQLIVLCNLWHREGMNQQQISEILDNNKTSTTRMIDGLEKRNLAVRVPDKTDRRQNMIYLTHEGKSLCPKLIEVVDWVHEEALKGVTKKQLMACKEVLEIIMNNLSKLDK; this is translated from the coding sequence ATGCTTGACGCTAAGGACAGATTTCATCAGGCTCTGGGCCGCATGATCGGTATTACTCGCAAAAACATGCGCAATCGCCTCCAGAAGATACTTATCAAGCAGGGATACGAAGTTACCGCCGAGCAGTTGATTGTTCTTTGCAATCTCTGGCATCGCGAGGGAATGAATCAGCAGCAGATTTCGGAGATCCTCGACAATAATAAAACCAGCACCACGCGCATGATTGATGGCCTCGAAAAACGCAATCTGGCGGTGCGGGTGCCGGATAAGACCGACCGCCGGCAGAATATGATTTATTTGACCCATGAAGGAAAATCTCTCTGCCCCAAATTAATCGAGGTTGTCGACTGGGTACATGAAGAGGCTTTGAAGGGGGTCACTAAGAAACAGCTAATGGCTTGCAAAGAGGTTCTTGAAATAATAATGAATAAC